The Alteripontixanthobacter sp. genome has a window encoding:
- a CDS encoding helicase C-terminal domain-containing protein has product MSRLADRHIRPGWVRTIHSAQGATAERVMAHLESFCANTVDAPAVYVAISRAKDAVALYTDSRARLTEALGLRDGAQVGAMDEVRREAGVAIQ; this is encoded by the coding sequence CTGTCCCGCCTGGCCGATCGGCATATCCGACCAGGCTGGGTCCGCACCATCCACTCCGCCCAGGGCGCAACCGCCGAGCGGGTCATGGCCCATCTGGAGAGCTTCTGCGCCAACACCGTCGATGCGCCAGCGGTCTATGTCGCGATATCCCGCGCCAAAGATGCGGTCGCGCTCTACACCGATAGCCGCGCCAGGCTCACCGAAGCGCTCGGGCTACGTGATGGCGCGCAGGTCGGGGCGATGGATGAGGTGCGGCGGGAGGCAGGGGTGGCAATACAGTAA